One stretch of Tachysurus fulvidraco isolate hzauxx_2018 chromosome 12, HZAU_PFXX_2.0, whole genome shotgun sequence DNA includes these proteins:
- the hectd1 gene encoding E3 ubiquitin-protein ligase HECTD1 isoform X4 produces the protein MADVDPDTLLEWLQMGQGDERDMQLIALEQLCMLLLMSDNVDRCFETCPPRTFLPALCKIFLDESAPDNVLEVTARAITYYLDVSAECTRRIVGVDGAIKALCNRLVVVELNNRTSRDLAEQCVKVLELICTRESGAVFEAGGLNCVLSFIRDSGHLVHKDTLHSAMAVVSRLCSKMEPQDSSLETCVESLSSLLKHEDHQVSDGALRCFASLADRFTRRGVDPAPLAKHGLSEELLSRMAAAGGSVAGPSSTCKPGRTSTGGAPSAPDSKLSNQVSTIVSLLSTLCRGSPLVTHDLLRSELPDSMESALQGDERCVLDTMRLVDLLLVLLFEGRKALPKSTAGSGGRIPGLRRLDSSGERSHRQLIDCIRSKDTDALIDAIDTGAFEVNFMDDVGQTLLNWASAFGTQEMVEFLCERGADVNRGQRSSSLHYAACFGRPQVAKTLLRHGANPDLRDEDGKTPLDKARERGHSEVVAILQSPGDWMCPVNKGDDKKKKDMNKEEEEGTEPKGDPEMAPIYLKRLLPVFAQTFQHTMLPSIRKASLALIRKMVHYSSEVLLKEVCDSDAGHNLPTILVEITATVLDQEDDDDGHLLALQIIRDLVDKGGDVFLDQLARLGVINKVSTLAGPTSDDENEEEAKPEKEDEPQEDAKEIQQGKPYHWRDWSIIRGRDCLYIWSDAAALELSNGSNGWFRFILDGKLATMYSSGSPEGGSDSSESRSEFLEKLQRARSQVKPVTASQPILSAVGPTKLTVGNWSLTCLKEGEIAIHNSDGQQATILKEDLPGFVFESNRGTKHSFTAETSLGSEFVTGWTGKRGRKLKSKLEKTKQKVKTMARDLYDDHFKAVESMPRGVVVTLRNIATQLESAWELHTNRQCIEGENTWRDLMKTALENLIVVLKDENTISPYEMCSSGLVQALFTVLNNSVDLDMKYDCKQLVERINVFKTAFSENEDDESRPAVALIRKLIAVLESIERLPLHLYDTPGSAYNLQILTRRLRFRLERAPGETALIDRTGRMLKMEPLATVESLEQYLLKMVAKQWYDFDRASFIFVRKLREGQSFTFRHQHDFDENGIVYWIGTNAKTAYEWVNPAAYGLVVVTSSEGRNLPYGRLEDILSRDSSALNCHTNDDKNAWFAVDLGLWVIPSAYTLRHARGYGRSALRNWVFQVSKDGQNWMTLYTHVDDGSLNEPGSTATWPLDPSKDEKHGWRHIRIKQMGKNASGQTHYLSLSGLEIYGTVTGVCEDQLGKAVKEAEANLRRQRRLFRSQVMKYIVPGARVVRGIDWKWRDQDGNPSGEGTVTGEAHNGPPTPWSSLAKNNCPDRGGPSSVSSGRKGSSSSACSDIGFGSARRLEGLSEQGTLEGGGPMGTEGQEPLVVLSTVEGGSASSESAEPKSESTAISVGPVSVSSPDVSSVSDSSGKAAVSQRPLGPGTGARLSVSSLLAAGAPMSSSASVPNLSSREASLMESFVRRAPNMARTNATNNMNLSRSSSDNNTNTIGRNVAAASASPLMGAQSFPNLTTTGTTSTVTMSTSIVTSSNNVATATTTGLSVGQLLSNTLTTSLTSTSSESDTGQEAEFSLYDFLDSCRANTLLAELDDEEDLPEPDDDDDENEDDNQEDQEYEEVLVRSRVNLGYHVHIHREEEEYETKGGRRRTWDDDFVLKRQFSALVPAFDPRPGRTNVQQTTDLEIPTPGTPRSEVLEEVECAPSPHLALILKVAGLGTTREVELPLNNYKSTIFYYVQKLLQLSCNGSIKSDKLRRIWEPTYTIMYRELKDSDKDKESGKMGCWSVEHVEQYLGTDELPKNDLITYMQKNADSTFLRHWKLTGTNKSIRKNRNCSQLIAAYKDFCERGCRSSGLGSGSLATTPSCDILSGAREQPQAKAGSAQSACGVEDVLQLLRILYIIGGEPAVGHTLQEDLDDLQFNASPEEFTSKKITTKILQQIEEPLALASGALPDWCEQLTSKCPFLIPFETRQLFFTCTAFGASRAIVWLQNRREATMERTRPSTTVRRDEPGEFRVGRLKHERVKVPRGESMMEWAESVMHIHADRKSVLEVEFQGEEGTGLGPTLEFYALVAAEFQRTSLGIWLCDDDFPDDESRQVDLGGGLKPPGYYVQRSCGLFPAPFPQDSDELERIAKLFHFLGIFLAKCIQDNRLVDLPVSQPFFKLLCMGDIKSNMSKLLYETRSDSDRRFSDIHSEASTEEEPYLMGSFDEDSKSEFILDPPKPKPPAWYHGILTWEDFELVNPHRARFLKEMKELAVKRRQILGNKSFSEDEKNTRLQGLMLKNPVGSGPPLSVEDLGLNFQFCPSSKVHGFSTVDLKPNGEDEMVTLDNAEEYVELMFDFSMHIGIQKQMEAFREGFNRVFPMEKLSSFSHKEVQMILCGNQSPSWTAEDIVSYTEPKLGYTRDSPGFLRFVRVLCGMCSDERKAFLQFTTGCSTLPPGGLANLHPRLTIVRKVDATDASYPSVNTCVHYLKLPEYSSEEIMRERLLAATMEKGFHLN, from the exons ATGGCTGATGTAGACCCGGACACACTACTGGAATGGCTGCAGATGGGGCAGGGCGACGAGCGTGACATGCAGCTCATTGCCCTAGAGCAGCTCTGCATGTTACTGCTTATGTCAGATAATGTGGACCGCTGCTTTGAGAC GTGTCCTCCAAGGACATTTCTTCCAGCCCTTTGTAAGATCTTCCTGGATGAAAGTGCCCCTGACAATGTTTTGGAAGTAACAGCCAGGGCCATCACCTACTACCTAGATGTGTCCGCTGAGTGCACGCGCAGGATCGTTGGAGTGGATGGAGCCATCAAGGCCCTCTGTAACCGACTGGTGGTGGTAGAGCTCAACAATAGGACTAGTAGGGATCTAGCAGAGCAGTGTGTAAAG GTGCTGGAGCTGATCTGCACACGAGAGTCTGGTGCCGTGTTCGAGGCTGGAGGGCTGAACTGTGTTCTGAGTTTCATTAGGGACAGTGGTCACCTGGTGCATAAGGATACACTGCACTCAGCCATGGCAGTAGTATCTCGACTATGCAGTAAAATGGAGCCACAAGACTCGTCTCTTGAGACCTGTGTGGAGTCCTTGTCCAGCCTTCTCAAACACGAAGACCACCAG GTGTCTGATGGCGCCTTGCGCTGCTTTGCATCTCTGGCCGATCGTTTCACACGCCGTGGGGTTGATCCAGCTCCGCTGGCCAAGCACGGCCTGAGCGAGGAGCTTCTATCACGCATGGCTGCTGCAGGAGGTTCAGTTGCTGGTCCTTCCTCCACCTGCAAACCAGGCAGAACATCTACAGGAGGTGCCCCGTCTGCCCCTGACTCCAAACTTAGCAACCAAGTGTCCACTATTGTCAGCCTGCTGTCCACCCTGTGCAGGGGCTCACCACTCGTCACCCAC GATCTGCTGCGCTCAGAGCTGCCTGACTCCATGGAGAGTGCGCTGCAAGGCGATGAACGCTGTGTGCTGGATACAATGCGGTTGGTTGACCTGTTGTTAGTCCTGCTGTTTGAGGGTCGTAAGGCACTGCCCAAATCCACAGCTGGTTCAGGTGGGCGTATTCCAGGACTACGGCGCCTTGACAGCTCTGGTGAACGATCTCATCGCCAGCTTATTGACTGTATTCGTAGCAAAGACACAGATGCACTCATCGATGCCATTGACACTGGCG caTTTGAAGTTAATTTTATGGATGACGTGGGACAGACACTCCTGAATTGGGCCTCGGCCTTTGGAACACAGGAAATG GTGGAGTTCTTGTGTGAGAGAGGTGCAGATGTCAACAGAGGCCAAAGATCGTCATCCCTGCATTATGCCGCCTGTTTTGGACGGCCTCAAGTAGCCAAG acTTTGCTGCGGCATGGAGCCAATCCTGATCTGAGGGATGAAGACGGCAAAACGCCCCTGGACAAGGCCAGGGAGAGGGGACACAGTGAGGTTGTAGCAATTCTCCAGTCTCCTG GAGACTGGATGTGTCCTGTGAACAAGGGGGACGACAAGAAAAAGAAGGATATGaacaaggaggaggaggagggcaCTGAACCAAAAGGAGACCCGGAGATGGCACCCATCTATTTAAAGAGGCTGCTTCCAGTATTTGCACAAACCTTTCAGCACACCATGCTGCCTTCAATAAG GAAAGCCAGTTTGGCTCTGATCAGGAAGATGGTTCATTACAGTTCTGAAGTGCTGCTAAAGGAAGTGTGTGACTCTGATGCTGGACACAATCTGCCCACTATCCTGGTGGAAATAACTGCTACTGTGCTGGATCAGGAG gatgatgatgatggtcatTTGCTGGCACTGCAGATCATAAGGGATCTTGTTGATAAAGGAGGAGATGTGTTCTTGGACCAGTTGGCCAGACTCGGGGTAATCAATAAGGTGTCGACTCTGGCAGGACCTACTTCAGATGATGAGAATGAGGAAGAAGCCAAACCAGAGAAG GAGGATGAACCCCAGGAAGATGCCAAAGAGATTCAGCAGGGCAAGCCATACCATTGGCGGGACTGGTCCATTATAAGAGGCAGGGACTGTTTGTATATATGGAGTGATGCTGCTGCTCTGGAGCTTTCAAACGGGAGCAACGGGTGGTTTCGCTTCATCTTGGATGGGAAATTGGCTACTATGTACTCCAGTGGCAGTCCAGAGGGAGGCTCTGACAGTTCAg AAAGTCGGAGTGAGTTTTTGGAGAAGCTCCAGCGTGCCAGAAGTCAGGTAAAGCCAGTCACAGCTAGCCAACCCATTCTGTCAGCAGTGGGCCCAACTAAACTCACAGTGGGCAACTGGTCACTCACATGCCTAAAGGAGGGTGAGATAGCCATTCATAACTCAGATGGTCAGCAGGCCACCATCCTGAAAGAAGATCTGCCAGGCTTTGTGTTTGAGTCCAACAGAGGCACCAAGCACTCTTTCACTGCTGAAACCTCCCTTG GGTCAGAATTTGTGACTGGCTGGACTGGAAAACGTGGACGGAAGCTCAAATCTAAATTGgagaaaaccaaacaaaag GTGAAGACAATGGCAAGAGATTTGTACGATGATCATTTCAAGGCGGTAGAAAGTATGCCAAGGGGAGTCGTCGTCACCTTGAGAAACATTGCCACTCAGCTTGAGTCTGCCTGGGAGCTGCATACCAACAGACAG TGTATCGAGGGAGAGAACACGTGGAGAGACCTCATGAAAACGGCTTTAGAAAATTTGATCGTGGTTCTCAAGGACGAGAACACCATCTCTCCCTACGAAATGTGCAGCAGTGGCCTTGTGCAAGCACTTTTTACTGTTCTTAATAAT AGTGTGGACCTTGATATGAAATATGATTGTAAGCAATTGGTGGAGAGgataaatgtctttaaaactgcattcagtgaaaatgaagatgatgagAG CCGACCTGCAGTTGCCTTAATCCGTAAATTGATAGCAGTGCTCGAGTCTATAGAACGACTACCTCTTCACTTGTATGACACACCCGGCTCGGCATACAATTTGCAG ATCCTGACCAGGAGGCTGCGTTTTCGGTTGGAGCGGGCTCCAGGTGAGACAGCCTTAATCGATCGGACTGGCAGGATGCTCAAGATGGAGCCACTGGCTACTGTGGAGTCTCTGGAGCAGTATCTTCTTAAGATG GTGGCAAAGCAGTGGTATGACTTCGACAGGGCCTCCTTTATATTTGTTAGGAAATTGAGAGAAGGCCAAAGTTTCACCTTTAGGCACCAGCATGACTTTGATGAGAACGGCATCGTGTATTGGATCGGCACAAATGCAAA GACTGCATATGAGTGGGTGAACCCTGCAGCTTATGGTCTGGTGGTAGTGACCTCGTCAGAGGGCAGGAATCTTCCTTATGGGCGTCTAGAGGACATTTTGAGCAGAGACAGTTCAGCCCTCAACTGCCATACCAATGATGATAAAAATGCTTGGTTTGCTGTGGACCTGGGCCTCTGGGTTATTCCCTCAGCCTACACACTACGGCATGCCCGTGGCTACGGTCGCTCTGCCCTTCGAAATTGGGTTTTCCAGGTGTCTAAGGATGGGCAAAACTGGATGACTCTTTATACCCATGTAGACGATGGCAGCCTCAATGAGCCAGG GTCAACTGCTACATGGCCTTTGGACCCATCCAAAGATGAGAAGCATGGCTGGAGACACATTCGTATTAAACAGATGGGGAAAAATGCAAGTGGACAAACACACTACCTCTCTCTGTCAGGGCTGGAGATCTATGGCACGGTCACTGGCGTTTGTGAAGACCAGCTTG GTAAAGCTGTGAAGGAGGCAGAAGCTAATCTGCGTCGACAACGCCGCCTCTTCCGCTCTCAGGTAATGAAGTACATAGTCCCAGGGGCTCGGGTGGTGCGTGGCATTGACTGGAAGTGGCGGGATCAGGATGGCAACCCTTCTGGAGAGGGCACTGTGACTGGAGAGGCCCATAATG GCCCGCCGACTCCCTGGAGCAGCCTGGCCAAAAACAACTGTCCGGACAGGGGTGGTCCTTCATCGGTATCTTCTGGTCGCAAGGGCAGCAGCAGCTCAGCATGCAGCGATATCGGCTTTGGCTCTGCTCGCAGGCTTGAGGGCCTCTCTGAGCAGGGCACACTTGAGGGGGGTGGACCTATGGGCACGGAGGGACAGGAGCCCCTTGTGGTTCTCTCCACGGTCGAAGGTGGTTCTGCATCCAGTGAGAGTGCTGAGCCTAAGAGTGAATCAACAGCCATCTCTGTGGGACCAGTTAGTGTCAGTTCACCCGATGTCAGCTCCGTCTCTGATTCATCTGGCAAGGCTGCGGTGTCCCAGAGGCCCCTTGGCCCAGGCACTGGTGCTCGCCTTTCAGTCAGCTCACTGCTTGCAGCTGGTGCACCTATGAGCTCTAGTGCCAGTGTGCCTAACCTGTCATCGCGTGAAGCCAGTCTCATGGAATCCTTTGTTCGCCGTGCTCCCAACATGGCACGCACCAACGCCACCAACAACATGAACCTGAGCCGCAGCAGCAGTGACAACAATACCAACACAATTGGCCGCAACGTTGCAGCTGCGTCCG CCTCTCCTCTCATGGGTGCACAGAGCTTTCCTAATCTTACCACCACTGGTACCACTTCCACTGTTACAATGTCCACCTCCATAGTAACCAGCAGCAATAACGTAGCCACAGCCACTACTACAGGTTTGTCTGTTGGTCAGTTGCTCAGTAACACGCTGACGACCAGCCTGACCTCCACATCTAGCGAGAGCGACACAGGTCAGGAGGCTGAGTTTTCCCTCTATG ACTTCTTGGATAGCTGTAGGGCAAACACATTGCTTGCAGAGCTGGATGATGAGGAAGATTTACCTGAACCGGACGACGATGACGACGAGAATGAGGACGACAATCAGGAGGACCAGGAGTATGAGGAAGTTCTGGTACGGTCCAGGGTCAACCTTGGTTACCACGTTCATATACATAGG gaagaagaggaatatgAAACCAAAGGGGGTCGGCGTAGAACATGGGATGATGACTTTGTGCTGAAACGACAGTTTTCTGCTCTAGTCCCCGCATTTGACCCCAGACCAGGCCGGACAAACGTCCAGCAAACCACAGATCTGGAAATCCCTACACCAG GTACACCTCGTTCAGAGGTGCTGGAGGAGGTGGAATGTGCTCCTTCCCCCCATCTGGCCCTTATACTGAAGGTGGCAGGCCTGGGAACCACACGGGAAGTTGAACTACCTCTCAATAACTACAAATCCACCATTTTCTATTACGTCCAAAAGCTGCTGCAGCTCTCCTGTAACGGCAGCATCAAATCCGACAAGCTTCGGCGCATCTGGGAGCCGACGTATAC GATCATGTACAGAGAGTTAAAGGACtctgacaaagacaaagaaagcggGAAGATG GGTTGCTGGTCTGTAGAGCATGTGGAACAGTACCTTGGCACAGATGAATTACCAAAGAATGACTTGATAACCTACATGCAGAAGAATGCAGACTCGACTTTCCTGCGGCACTGGAAATTAACCGGCACTAATAAAAGTATTaggaaaaacagaaattgtTCGCAGCTCATAGCTGCATACAAG GATTTCTGTGAACGGGGCTGCAGGTCTTCTGGACTTGGGTCAGGTTCTCTGGCAACCACACCGAGTTGTGACATCTTAAGTGGTGCACGTGAGCAGCCGCAGGCCAAAGCTGGCTCAGCCCAGAGCGCCTGTGGTGTTGAGGATGTGCTGCAGTTGCTGCGCATCCTTTACATTATCGGAGGTGAGCCAGCGGTTGGCCATACACTGCAGGAGG ATTTGGATGATCTACAGTTCAATGCATCACCCGAGGAGTTCACCAGCAAAAAAATTACAACCAAAATACTGCAACAAATTGAG GAGCCTCTGGCTTTGGCCAGCGGAGCCCTTCCAGATTGGTGTGAACAGTTAACCAGCAAGTGTCCTTTTCTAATCCCTTTTGAGACCCGCCAGCTCTTCTTCACCTGCACAGCATTTGGAGCCTCCAG GGCAATAGTGTGGCTCCAAAACCGAAGGGAGGCAACCATGGAGCGCACACGTCCGTCCACTACAGTGAGGCGGGATGAACCAGGAGAGTTCCGTGTTGGTCGCCTCAAACATGAGCGTGTCAAAGTACCACGCGGGGAGAGCATGATGGAGTGGGCCGAGAGTGTCATGCACATCcatgctgacaggaagtctgtaCTTGAG GTGGAGTTCCAGGGTGAAGAAGGCACTGGGTTGGGTCCCACACTAGAGTTCTATGCCCTTGTGGCAGCAGAGTTTCAGCGCACCTCATTGGGGATCTGGCTCTGTGATGACGATTTTCCCGATGACGAGTCCCGCCAA GTGGATCTCGGTGGTGGCCTAAAACCACCAGGCTACTATGTACAGCGCTCGTGTGGCCTTTTTCCTGCACCCTTTCCTCAAGATAGTGATGAGCTAGAGCGAATCGCCAAGCTCTTCCACTTCTTAGGCATCTTTCTGGCCAAGTGCATACAGGACAACCGGCTGGTGGACCTGCCTGTCTCACAACCTTTTTTTAAGCTGCTCTGTATGGGTGACATCAAGAGCAACATGAGCAAACTGTTGTATGAGACGCGCTCCGATTCAGACCGCCGCTTCTCTGACATCCATTCAGAGGCCTCCACTGAGGAAGAACCATATTTGATGGGCAGCTTTGATGAAGACTCTAAATCTGAATTCATCTTGGACCCACCAAAGCCCAAACCACCTGCATGGTATCATGGCATCCTAACCTGGGAGGACTTTGAGCTGGTAAATCCTCACCGAGCACGTTTCCTCAAGGAGATGAAGGAGCTGGCAGTAAAGAGGAGGCAGATACTGGGCAATAAGAGCTTCTCAGAGGATGAGAAGAACACACGGCTACAGGGACTCATGCTGAAGAACCCAGTGGGCTCAGGCCCACCATTGAGTGTGGAAGATCTGGG gtTAAATTTTCAGTTCTGTCCTTCGTCAAAAGTGCATGGGTTCTCAACAGTGGACCTTAAACCCAATGGAGAGGACGAG ATGGTGACCTTGGACAATGCAGAGGAGTATGTGGAGTTAATGTTTGACTTCTCTATGCACATCGGGATACAGAAGCAAATGGAAGCCTTCAGAG AGGGCTTTAACAGAGTATTCCCTATGGAGAAACTGA